From one Trifolium pratense cultivar HEN17-A07 linkage group LG1, ARS_RC_1.1, whole genome shotgun sequence genomic stretch:
- the LOC123911501 gene encoding DNA topoisomerase 6 subunit A3-like yields MIIYELLRNGKRTTLRAIYYKVAPMFKNQKECDSTIDDIACFLLCRRENLNIVAADKGEVVGNLSYTVEGDRIECLKRSQVIPDSKGLAGIQSKARFILVIEKHSTFFELCEHQFFDKMPCILITARGYPDVTTRRFLNILSVELKIPVFGLFDSDPFGFHIFSVYKCGSENMSYDSANLTTPDMKWLGILPSDIGKYNIPRFCGINMTEYDILSCHRMLREKNIVSDHDSLKTELNLMISSQKKFEIQSLDKIAFDYLSNTYLPTKLMNYDWL; encoded by the coding sequence ATGATCATCTATGAGTTGCTGAGGAACGGCAAGCGCACCACTTTGCGGGCCATTTATTATAAAGTTGCTCCTATGTTCAAGAATCAGAAGGAATGTGATTCAACCATAGATGATATTGCTTGCTTCCTATTATGCCGTCGCGAAAATCTCAACATCGTTGCAGCCGACAAAGGGGAGGTGGTCGGAAATCTATCCTATACTGTGGAAGGTGATAGAATTGAATGCTTGAAGAGATCTCAGGTGATTCCTGATTCAAAGGGGTTGGCAGGTATTCAGAGTAAAGCTAGATTTATTTTGGTTATTGAAAAACACTCTACGTTTTTTGAACTATGTGAGCATCAGTTTTTCGATAAAATGCCATGTATACTCATTACAGCAAGGGGGTACCCCGATGTGACCACAAGGAGGTTCCTGAATATCTTGAGTGTGGAACTCAAGATTCCGGTATTCGGTCTATTTGACTCAGACCCATTCGGATTTCATATATTTTCTGTTTACAAATGTGGTTCGGAAAACATGTCCTACGACTCTGCAAATTTGACCACGCCGGATATGAAGTGGCTGGGAATTCTACCATCCGATATCGGGAAATACAATATTCCTAGGTTCTGTGGCATAAATATGACAGAGTATGATATTTTAAGTTGCCATAGGATGTTGAGAGAGAAGAATATTGTCAGTGACCATGATTCTTTGAAGACAGAGTTGAATTTAATGATTTCTTCACAAAAGAAGTTTGAAATTCAATCTCTCGATAAAATTGCATTTGACTATCTCAGCAACACCTATTTACCCACGAAACTAATGAATTATGATTGGTTGTAG
- the LOC123902753 gene encoding uncharacterized protein LOC123902753: MTSSGSASTHEIYAAPTCNCDKRCVIYISGTTNNPNRRFFGCPYLNEKNMPHCNYFMWEDEFIVLQARMVQLQETAIINHYEREMEVMKIQMDRVAEAKINQLEMNIIERNIEVVRFQMNESQVTISNRKPCCTCTVSGLLIVAFVISFWTWWKYKLHSK, encoded by the exons ATGACTTCAAGTGGGAGTGCTTCAACCCATGAAATATATGCTGCTCCTACATGCAATTGTGACAAAAGGTGTGTTATATACATATCAGGGACAACTAACAACCCTAATAGACGTTTCTTTGGGTGTCCATATCTTAATGAG AAAAACATGCCACATTGTAACTACTTCATGTGGGAAGATGAATTCATTGTGTTGCAAGCTAGAATGGTTCAGCTACAAGAAACTGCGATTATTAATCATTATGAAAGAGAAATGGAAGTCATGAAAATTCAGATGGATAGGGTTGCGGAAgctaaaatcaatcaattggaGATGAATATAATAGAGAGGAATATTGAAGTCGTGAGATTTCAAATGAATGAATCACAAGTGACGATAAGCAATCGAAAACCATGTTGTACTTGTACAGTGTCAGGGCTTTTGATTGTGGCTTTTGTCATATCATTTTGGACTTGGTGGAAGTACAAATTACATTCTAAGTAA
- the LOC123902751 gene encoding spermidine hydroxycinnamoyl transferase-like translates to MVSIESHSTIIPSKQTPNPKLYSICEQIKLRTHAPLLYVYKPHNHNNNSTFLEILQNSLSQALVIYYPLAGRLSWIKDGRWEIHCNAKGALFLEAKCEELTGLNQLGDFVPTNLVSQLIPNIDYNLPLEDIPLLAVQLTRFRCGGFTLGVALCRAATDGTATMHFMNAWAKLARGETLDPNEFPCHDRTLLNSRKLTQFSSLRWQHREFDAPPIWVGSDLNGNREVSVAIVKLTREHVSKLKKKASSRMSFQSTSKDVDRTKPYSTFEVIAGHLWKSVTKARYIGNNDQQTRLSTLVNCRNRLQPPLPNGYVGNAAFPTVTPTRSFNDLICKPLGDAVEDVKKAVERVTGEYATSALNYIDNEKNMDLLRYNFHYPAKSVCKGQYKGNPNLFVVSWMNFSYKDANFGLGGEPIYFGPGFMDSEGKALIMNNNNGDGIVVAISLEPSCMDSFKNFFYDDIREMFCNSKL, encoded by the coding sequence ATGGTGAGTATTGAATCTCATTCAACTATCATCCCCTCTAAACAAACCCCTAATCCAAAACTCTACTCAATATGTGAACAAATCAAGCTTCGTACTCATGCTCCTCTCCTTTATGTCTACAAACCACATAATCACAACAACAATTCAACCTTCCTTGAAATACTTCAAAACTCTCTTAGCCAAGCTTTGGTTATTTACTATCCACTAGCTGGAAGGTTGAGTTGGATCAAAGATGGAAGATGGGAAATTCATTGCAATGCCAAAGGAGCACTTTTTTTAGAAGCCAAATGTGAAGAATTAACCGGTTTGAATCAATTGGGTGATTTTGTACCAACTAATTTGGTGTCACAACTCATACCAAACATTGATTACAATCTTCCTCTTGAAGATATTCCCTTATTGGCTGTGCAACTAACGAGGTTTCGATGTGGCGGTTTTACATTAGGCGTTGCTTTATGTCGAGCCGCCACTGATGGAACTGCAACCATGCATTTTATGAATGCATGGGCTAAGCTTGCGCGTGGGGAGACTTTGGACCCAAATGAATTTCCGTGTCATGATCGTACCTTGTTAAATTCGCgtaaactaacacaattttCGTCCTTGCGTTGGCAGCACCGTGAATTTGACGCGCCTCCTATTTGGGTGGGTAGTGATTTAAATGGCAATAGAGAAGTGAGTGTTGCGATTGTGAAACTCACAAGAGAACATGTTTCGAAGCTCAAGAAAAAAGCTAGTTCTCGCATGAGTTTTCAATCCACCTCCAAAGATGTCGATAGGACAAAACCTTATTCAACTTTTGAGGTTATTGCAGGACATCTTTGGAAGAGTGTTACCAAAGCACGCTACATAGGAAATAATGATCAACAAACGAGGTTGTCCACGCTGGTTAATTGTAGAAATCGTTTACAACCGCCGCTTCCTAATGGTTATGTTGGTAATGCAGCATTTCCAACTGTGACACCAACTCGTTCCTTCAATGATCTTATTTGCAAACCTTTGGGTGATGCAGTTGAGGATGTTAAGAAAGCAGTTGAAAGGGTGACAGGGGAATATGCAACGTCCGCACTTAATTACATAGATAACGAGAAGAACATGGATTTGTTGAGGTATAATTTTCACTATCCGGCAAAGAGTGTGTGTAAGGGACAATATAAGGGGAACCCAAATCTTTTTGTTGTAAGTTGGATGAATTTTTCGTATAAGGATGCAAATTTTGGACTGGGAGGAGAACCTATTTATTTTGGACCAGGATTTATGGATTCAGAAGGAAAAGCATtaattatgaataataataatggtgaTGGTATTGTGGTGGCTATTTCTTTAGAGCCATCTTGTATGGAtagttttaagaattttttttatgatgacaTTAGAGAGATGTTTTGTAATTCTAAATTGTAG
- the LOC123911543 gene encoding DNA topoisomerase 6 subunit A3-like yields the protein MMIIYELLRNGKRTTLRAIYYKVAPMFKNQKECDSTIDDIACFLLCRRENLNIVAADKGEVVGNLSYTVEGDRIECLKRSQVIPDSKGLAGIQSKARFILVIEKHSTFFELCEHQFFDKMPCILITARGYPDVTTRRFLNILSVELKIPVFGLFDSDPFGFHIFSVYKCGSENMSYDSANLTTPDMKWLGILPSDIGKYNIPRFCGINMTEYDILSCHRMLREKNIVSDHDSLK from the coding sequence atgatgatcATCTATGAGTTGCTGAGGAACGGCAAGCGCACCACTTTGCGGGCCATTTATTATAAAGTTGCTCCTATGTTCAAGAATCAGAAGGAATGTGATTCAACCATAGATGATATTGCTTGCTTCCTATTATGCCGTCGCGAAAATCTCAACATCGTTGCAGCCGACAAAGGGGAGGTGGTCGGAAATCTATCCTATACTGTGGAAGGTGATAGAATTGAATGCTTGAAGAGATCTCAGGTGATTCCTGATTCAAAGGGGTTGGCAGGTATTCAGAGTAAAGCTAGATTTATTTTGGTTATTGAAAAACACTCTACGTTTTTTGAACTATGTGAGCATCAGTTTTTCGATAAAATGCCATGTATACTCATTACAGCAAGGGGGTACCCCGATGTGACCACAAGGAGGTTCCTGAATATCTTGAGTGTGGAACTCAAGATTCCGGTATTCGGTCTATTTGACTCAGACCCATTCGGATTTCATATATTTTCTGTTTACAAATGTGGTTCGGAAAACATGTCCTACGACTCTGCAAATTTGACCACGCCGGATATGAAGTGGCTGGGAATTCTACCATCCGATATCGGGAAATACAATATTCCTAGGTTCTGTGGCATAAATATGACAGAGTATGATATTTTAAGTTGCCATAGGATGTTGAGAGAGAAGAATATTGTCAGTGACCATGATTCTTTGAAG
- the LOC123911553 gene encoding DNA topoisomerase 6 subunit A3-like yields MKTIYVKEISFRLLLFRNNAGSPRRRGKVFNSTTRSEKRGFYGQTMSFATANNIIGFYSQWYQSRFEEDILKKQAIPSSRDILQVKDLSSTDVLDKLTDFLGPTIEKMENSQPISFTIPSRGKKYQFYDSARNRYLLENNMATKLSSGGTSVRAANTVFVMMIIYELLRNGKRTTLRAIYYKVAPMFKNQKECDSTIDDIACFLLCRRENLNIVAADKGEVVGNLSYTVEGDRIECLKRSQVIPDSKGLAGIQSKARFILVIEKHSTFFELCEHQFFDKMPCILITARGYPDVTTRRFLNILSVELKIPVFGLFDSDPFGFHIFSVYKCGSENMSYDSANLTTPDMKWLGILPSDIGKYNIPRFCGINMTEYDILSCHRMLREKNIVSDHDSLK; encoded by the exons ATGAAGACCATATATGTTAAAGAAATCTCTTTCAGATTGCTTCTTTTTCGCAACAACGCCGGCAGCCCCCGACGTAGAGGTAAG GTTTTTAATTCAACAACTCGATCAGAAAAGAGAGGATTTTACGGCCAAACCATGAGTTTTGCTACGGCCAATAACATTATAGGTTTCTACTCCCAATGGTACCAGTCGAGATTTGAGGAAGATATTTTGAAAAAGCAAGCCATCCCCTCCAGCCGGGACATCCTACAGGTGAAAGATCTTTCTTCTACAGATGTGCTGGACAAGCTTACTGATTTCCTAGGTCCTACAAtagaaaaaatggaaaattcaCAGCCAATTTCATTTACAATTCCTTCTCGCGGCAAAAAGTATCAGTTCTATGATTCTGCTCGGAATCGTTATCTTCTCGAGAATAACATGGCCACGAAGCTCTCCTCAGGTGGCACTTCCGTTAGAGCTGCAAACACtgtatttgtgatgatgatcATCTATGAGTTGCTGAGGAACGGCAAGCGCACCACTTTGCGGGCCATTTATTATAAAGTTGCTCCTATGTTCAAGAATCAGAAGGAATGTGATTCAACCATAGATGATATTGCTTGCTTCCTATTATGCCGTCGCGAAAATCTCAACATCGTTGCAGCCGACAAAGGGGAGGTGGTCGGAAATCTATCCTATACTGTGGAAGGTGATAGAATTGAATGCTTGAAGAGATCTCAGGTGATTCCTGATTCAAAGGGGTTGGCAGGTATTCAGAGTAAAGCTAGATTTATTTTGGTTATTGAAAAACACTCTACGTTTTTTGAACTATGTGAGCATCAGTTTTTCGATAAAATGCCATGTATACTCATTACAGCAAGGGGGTACCCCGATGTGACCACAAGGAGGTTCCTGAATATCTTGAGTGTGGAACTCAAGATTCCGGTATTCGGTCTATTTGACTCAGACCCATTCGGATTTCATATATTTTCTGTTTACAAATGTGGTTCGGAAAACATGTCCTACGACTCTGCAAATTTGACCACGCCGGATATGAAGTGGCTGGGAATTCTACCATCCGATATCGGGAAATACAATATTCCTAGGTTCTGTGGCATAAATATGACAGAGTATGATATTTTAAGTTGCCATAGGATGTTGAGAGAGAAGAATATTGTCAGTGACCATGATTCTTTGAAG